One region of Chanodichthys erythropterus isolate Z2021 chromosome 17, ASM2448905v1, whole genome shotgun sequence genomic DNA includes:
- the LOC137005003 gene encoding olfactory receptor 1M1-like, whose protein sequence is MFLSQNISIVHPEHFFITGLTGTPYSTYYYIFLFIIYFISIIGNTIVILIIALHRSLHSPMYIGVFNLALADIGETNALIPTMIKIFFFDSQYISYNDCLANMFFVNFFITVQTYTLVVLAFDRFVAICLPLRYNAIMNNKFMTIVFSVIWAFNTFLVTLSTSLMTRLSFCNSIVVESWYCDYGTLLRLPCNDNSINKFIAVLITAFFLVAPPFIIVLSYLGIFIALCKITSWGGRFKALKTCVSHLLVVGSFFLPILCILIAAPTTNARIISGSLSIALPPMLNPIIYVLNTAKIKDLIRKVLNNRSAPFRGNVSK, encoded by the coding sequence ATGTTTTTATCCCAGAATATCTCGATTGTTCATCCAGAACACTTTTTCATCACTGGGCTTACAGGTACACCGTACAGCACTTATTACTATATATTcttatttatcatatattttatttctataattGGGAACACGATAGTCATTCTCATTATAGCTCTTCACCGGAGCCTGCACAGTCCAATGTACATTGGTGTGTTTAACTTGGCCTTGGCGGATATTGGTGAAACTAATGCACTGATTCCTACCAtgatcaagatttttttttttgattcacAGTACATCTCATACAATGATTGTTTGgcaaacatgttttttgtgAACTTCTTTATTACTGTGCAGACTTACACTCTTGTTGTTCTGGCATTTGATCGTTTCGTTGCAATCTGTTTGCCACTAAGATATAATGCCATAATGAATAATAAGTTCATGACTATAGTGTTTTCAGTAATATGGGCATTTAACACCTTTCTTGTAACACTGTCAACATCTTTGATGACCAGACTTTCATTCTGTAATTCCATCGTGGTAGAGAGTTGGTATTGTGACTATGGAACATTGTTGAGGCTACCATGCAATGACAATAGCATTAATAAGTTTATAGCTGTCCTCATTACCGCTTTTTTCCTTGTAGCACCGCCATTCATAATAGTCCTGTCATATCTGGGCATTTTTATTGctttatgtaaaattacatCTTGGGGAGGACGTTTTAAAGCACTGAAGACCTGTGTTTCTCACCTTTTGGTAGTTGGATCATTCTTTCTACCCATATTATGCATTTTGATTGCTGCACCTACAACTAATGCCAGGATCATCAGTGGATCTCTTTCAATTGCTCTTCCACCAATGCTAAATCCTatcatttatgttttaaacaCAGCTAAAATCAAAGACTTAATTCGAAAAGTGCTTAACAACAGATCTGCACCATTTAGAGGGAACGTTTCAAAATGA